Sequence from the Oenanthe melanoleuca isolate GR-GAL-2019-014 chromosome 28, OMel1.0, whole genome shotgun sequence genome:
GGTGTTGACAGCAGTaagggggggctgggggtgccaaTGGTGGagggggggtctgggggtgccgTGGCAGTGAGGGATGTCCCAGGGGTGCCCATGGCGGTGACGAGGAGGGTTTGGAGGTGCAGATAGTGCCGGGGGGGCGCTCTGGCGGTGCCGGGGCATCCGGGGGTGCCGTGGCTGTGACGGGGGGTCCGGGGGTGCCGTGGCGGTGACAGGGCGGTCCGGGGGTGCCGTGGCTGTGACGGGGGGTCCGGGGGTGCCGTGGCGGTCCGGGGGGTCCGGGGGTGCCGTGGCTGTGACAGAGGGGATAGGGGGTGCCGCGGCTGTCCGGGGGGGTCCGGAGGGGGTCCGGGGGTGCCGTGGCTGTGACGGCGGTCCAGGGGGTCCGGGGGTGCCGTGGCTGTGACGGCGGTCCAGGGGGATCCAGGGGTGCCGTGGCGGTCCGGGGGGTCCGGGGGTGCCGTGGCTGTGACAGGGCGGTCCGGGGGGTCCGGGGGtgccgcggcggggccggcgcaGCCAATGCGCGGGGCGGGCGGTGAAGTCACCGCGGTGCCGCAGCATCGGCCCCGGCGCAGCCGCTGCGCGCAGCGAGCGCGTCTGTTCCGAGCCCCGCTGGCGTCACACGGGCGGGGGGGCACAGTCGCACCCACGCGTGCTCAGGGGCTCCCGCGGGGTCACGGGCGCGGGAGGGGGGTCCTGCTCCCGACCCTGCTCCCCACTGCTAGTGCTGGCCCGCGGGGACAGAGGGACGTGacccccctgctctgccccccctccccccgtacagggctgagctctgccccacTCGTGACCTGTGTGGGCTGGGGGGACTCAGGGatccccccctcccctgcagTCAGCGTGCTGAACACGGAGTGTCCTTGTCCCGGTGCAGGGGGGTCCCCAAGAGCTGCCCCTGTGTTTGGGTGtccagagctgtccccatccctgagcccGAGTGTGTCTGAAGGGGGAGGGGGAATTGGGGTGCCTGGGGGGTGCCGTTGTACCCTAAAATAGTGCAGGGGGGTCTGAGGGATGCGGGGGGAGGGGGTGTCCTCCTTTGTGGGTGCAATTTGGGGGGGCCTGGGGATGTCCCCGTCCGTGGGTGCAGCACAGGGGGGTGGCAGGGGGGTCCTTGTCCCTGGGTGCAGCACGGGGGGTGGCAAAGGGGTGCAGCCCAGGGGGGTGCCAGGTGTGGGGGTGCAGGGACCCTTCCGAGCAGCGtccccagcctctcccacaCCACTGGAGGGTGCCGGGGGGGTCCCGGTCCCCGCAGCAGCACAGAAGGTGCCCCGGTGCAGCGAGGGGGTACCCGATGGGGGTGCGGTGTCCCCAGAGGGGATCCGGGGGGCGTTTGGGGTGTCCCCTTAGAGGGGCTGTTTCCCCAGTGAGTGCCCGGGGGGGTCTTTGTGTCTCCAGGAGGACTTGGGGTGTCCGGGGGGGCTGTTTGAGTGTCTGAGGGTTTTTTGTGTCCCCGGTGCTGCACGGGGGGGTTGTGGCCGGGGGGGTGCACTGGGGGAGGTTTTCCTGTCCCCGGAGTGTGCCCGGGgctctggggtgtcctgggggggTGTTTGGGTGTCCGGGGgaggggggcggggggggggggctgTGTCCTCCAGGGGTGCCCCCGGGGGAGGGGGGGCCGTGTCCCCGGTGGGTGTCCGGGGGGAGTGTTTGTGCCTCCGGGGGGGTGTTGGTGCCCCGGGGCGGGGGTGTTTGCGTCCCCGGCGGGGTGTCCCGGtcccggggcgcggcggggggGTGtcggcgggccgggggcggggcggggcggggcggggccgcgccgaTAaaggcggcgggggcgggggcggcgcgtccccccccggcggcggcggagcggcgcggagcggagcgggcggCGGTGCGGGCTGCGGTACCACCAGCAGCGGCGGCTCTGCGGGGCCGCGCCGGTGAGCGCCGCCCGGGGGCTCGGGGGGGTCCGGGCAGGCTCCGGGGGGGCCGCAGCCGCCTGagctcccctcctctccccgcAGGTCTCGGCCACCCCCCGGACTCCCCTCCGGCTCTGCCCGTCCCTCCGCCTCCCTCCCCCCCAtcccccttttttattttttattttgccgCCCCCCCCTCATTTCTCCCAGCAacgccgccccccgccccccccccgcAGCAAGATGGTGCAGAAGAAATCAGAGATCCCGGGATTCCACCGCTCCTTCAAGGTAAGGGGGTGCTCCGCTCCCCCGCGGGGATGCTCGGGGGGCTCCAGGTTCGGGGTGCGCCCGCATCGCTGCATCCCCTGCCCGGGAACGGAGGGGGCCCGGCCGCTTCCTGCCCCACCCCCGACACCCCCAAACTGAGGGGTCGGGAGCGCTGGTACCCGAACCGAGCAGGGGAACCCCCCTGTCCCCCGTCCCGGAGGCCGCGGTGCTGCCGGGGTCGGGTCGGTGTCTCGGTGGGCGCTGGGATGCTGCGGCTCCCGCTGGGATCCCCGGCGCTGGGGGGGCTGCACTTCCCCCCGCCCGGCTGCGCCCCTCCGGCCGATGTGGGGGTGTCTGGGGGTCTCAGAGCTCCCCGGGCCCGGGGGCGCCGTGCGAGGGTCGATCCCGCAGCGCCGCCCACCCCGGGGTGCgctgggcacccccagcccggGCCTGTCCCCCCCGAGCCCCTGCCGCTGTCACCTCGGGCTGTGCGGGGGGGTCTCTGTGCTCCCGCTCCTTTCGCTTCCCCCCCTCCCGAGCCGCTTCCCGGCTGTGGGTTGGGGGGTCCTTTGTTCGGTTTCGCTCCAGCTCCGGGGTGCGGGGGGCTCCCCCCGTCCCGCCCCCTCATTGCAGGGACCCCCGCTTCTGCTCGGGTGGCCTGTGCCCGGGGTTTGTGTCCCCCCGCGGTGGCCGGGGCTGGAGGCGGGGGGGACACCTCGGCTGTGCTGATGGAGCTGGTGCGCAGGCTCCCATCCCCCAGACCTTTGTGTGGCAGTGCTGCGGCAGCTGGCAGGGCCCCCTGCCCCCTATTgcccccccagtgtcccccgtGCTTCCCCTGCCCCCCCGTTCTCCCCGCACCTCTCCCGGCGGCCTCGGCCCCCCCGATCCTGCCGGGGCTCGTCCCGGGGGGCAGCAGCTGCGGGGCGATGCTGCGCCCCCCAAATCCGGGGtttgaggaggaggaaagctgCCAAAACGCAGCACAGGAGAGTTTTGGCCCCGGAGATCCGAAGTGGTGCTTGGTGGTGTGAACTCCCCCCCGTTCCGGCCGGGGACCCCCGCTCCCCCCAGGCCGCAGTAAACAGGCGCGTTCTGGGTGTTTCTGGCCGTGGCCGGGGTTGgccgtgctggggctggcagccgGCCCGGGCACCGGGCGGGTTTGGGAACGCCGCTGGAGCTGCCACCTCCACCCAAACAGATTTCATAATCCTGGGGAGGATGGGGCCCTGTCGCCTCGAGCACTGCCCCGGCCCATGGgtggctcagggcagcaggagcagagggtcCCCGTGTCCCTCGGGTGCTGCTGAGGTTCAGcacaggggaaggagcagatcCCGTGCCCTCCGTGCATGCCGGGGTGCAGGAGGGTTTGGAGTGAGGCCTGATCCTGCCGGCTCaggctgtcctgcagcctgctggaCACCATGGccactggagcagggcagagcaggctcCAGCCACCGTGAccttgcagggagctgggaggacaCGGAGGGGTGGCCCTGGAGCCTGTCTTGCCCTGTGGCttctcttcctccccctcctgccTCACTGTGGTTCAGGTTTGGGTGGAGATTTGGGGCTGGGTTGGTGTGGGCGGCTTTGGTGCCTCTCATCATCCCCCGTGTGCtggcctggggctggctggagaAGCGACCctgcagcactgtccccatCAGGAGATGTGGTCACAgccttcctcctcatcctctggctctccctggagctctgctgtgtcccacCTTGAGCTGGTGTCCTGCACCATGGGGCAGTGAGCAGAATgtgtcccaggagctggagcatgctgtgctgtgtctgtgctgggctcagggtggCAGCCAGTGGTGGCTgatcctgcagctgccacctcACTCCTCCTCTTGACTCCCACAGGGGCAAAACCCTTTCGACCTGGAGTTCGACCAGTCCAACCACCTGGAGCCCGTCTTCAACTTCGAGTGCCCGCCCCGTCCCGGTGAGTGCAGCTCCTCGTGGGGCTCCTCCCATCCTGCCCCTGGGATTTTGGCCCTGAAGGCTttgggctcagccctggtgctgctgggggagctgtgggTGAACAGGGGTGGCTGACCCAGCTGGCTTTGCAATGGCCCAGACATGCCTTCAAGTCAACCCATCGACATCCCCGACGCCAAGAAAaggaacaagaagaagaagcGCTGCAGAGCCACCGACAGCTTCTCCGGCAGGTTCGAAGGTGAGCGGGGCTGCTCAGGGACCCTGGGGGTTCCCCCTGGTCTGGGGCAGGGTCCTGGCGCCCCCAGACTCTGCAGTGAGGCCGCAGCTCAGGTGACCTCTCCCCTGCCAGATGTTtaccagctgcaggaggaggtgctgggagaAGGGGCCCACGCCAGAGTCCAGTCCTGCGTGAACCTCATCACCAACAAGGAGTATGCAGTGAAGGTAAAGctccactgctgcctgcagacctgccccctcccaccccctgcctcagtttccatTGCTGCCCTCCACATCTggggctctcccagctcccaggaccATCTGGTGCTGGCCCAGGACTGGGTTGTGATGGTGGCACACCGACCTCTGCCACCACCCAGCTCAGGGTCCTTGGTGACCCCCCTTACCCACGCTCCTCTCTCTGCCAATGAGGGAGTGCCAGAGACTAAATTGACCCttggaatggggctggggacttggggcaggcagggcacatGGTGCTGGCAGGGTGGTCACCTTCTGCTCACCCCAGGGATGTCTCTCATGCAGGTGCTGGAAGGGGGTTGGGGTGAGCCAGCTGCttttggggtcagggatggtGCTCCCGTGGCACTGCACCCCGCAGACCGAGCCATGGCACGGGGGCTCTGGGACGAGCCCTGTGTCAAAGTGCAGCTGAACACCGGGGAACTGTGCCTCCCCCATCGCTCTGCGGGGACCTTTGGGTGCCCCAGAGGAAGCTGAGGCggcagggagggctgtgctggtggggtGCTCCGTGTGCCCCGAGGGGCAGTGAGAGCACCATGTGCCCCTCCCGTTTGGGGTGTCCCCCTGTGCAGCCCCGCGGTGCCAGCGCCCAGTGGGGCACAGGGCCCTTGGCAGGCCGGGCTCAGCATCACGTGGAGCCGCGCTGGCCCCGGCCCCGGAGGAGCGGCTTGGCACCGCGGCTGCCGCTTGGCAGCGCCCCGGGAACAGCCTGTTCTGCTGcctccggccccggcccgcaCTGCTGGGGGcagcgggcccggccccgccctggcagcgctgcctcGCCCTGAGCCTCCCCCCGGCCCTTCCAGATCATCGAGAAGCGCCTGGGACACATCCGGAGCAGGGTTTTCCGGGAGGTGGAGATGCTCTATCAGTGCCAGGGACACAGGTACGGCGGGGCAGCGCTGCAGGCCCGCTGTGGGCATGGGGAGGGGGCTGAGACCGGGCTGgtggtgtctgtgtgtgtgggcacagccaggccGCCCTCTGCCTCCCCTTGGCCCCACTGGCTCGGTGCAGCATCCACAGGGGATGTTCAGTGGTTTGCCATGACAACAGGACCTCGGTGGccaagctggagcagagctgagcccctgctgctgtggggggctgtgtgtgtgtttgttggggggctctgtgtgtgtgtgtttgttggggggctctgtgtgtgtgtgtgtgtttgttggggggctctgtgtgtgtgtgtgtttgttggGGGgctctctctgtgtgtgtgtgtttgttggggggctctgtgtgtgtgtttgttggggggctctgtgtgtgtgtttgttggggggctctgtgtgtgtgtgtgggggggctctgtgtgtgtgtgtgtttgttggggggctctctgtgtgtgtgtgtgttggggggctgtgtgtgtgtgtgtttcttggggggctctctgtgtgtgtgtgtgtttcttggggggctctctgtgtgtgtgtttgttggggggctctctgtgtgtgtgttttggagGGCTCTGTATGTGTGTTTtggggggctgtgtgtggggctgtgtgttAAGTgagccaggaggggctgtgagcaattagggaggagcagagctgggcgCTGCAAGCCCCTCTCCCCCCTGGAATGCAGCCAGGGGGGCCCTGGCCGTGTGGTTTCAATCACTGCAAGCCCAGTTTTCCCATCCCAATTCCCTCCTGGGGTCCTGTACTGGATTGGGGGTGTGGGGGGACCCCAGGAGGTGTTTTGGAGGATGCTGGGCTGATGCCATGATCCCTGCAGAAATGTCCTGGAGCTGATTGAGTTCTTCGAGGAGGAGGAGAGGTTTTACCTGGTGTTTGAGAAGATGAGGGGAGGTGAGTatggccccagggcagggggagctggggtgccaggacccccaggagccccagctctgctctcacctggCCACAGGCTCCATCCTGACCCACATCCACCGGAGGCGCCACTTCAACGAGCTGGAGGCCAGCGTGGTGGTGCAGGATATCGCCAGCGCCCTGCACTTCCTGCACAACAAAGGTGAGCTGGGGCCCCCAGGTGCCACTGAGGACACCCTGGGGTGTGCTGGGCCCTCTGGGGGGTGTCACTGCCTCCCCCCATCCTCCTCCCCAGGGGacagtgcccatcccagctctcaggGTCAGGCCCAGCTGCATCACAAGGCTTTTTGTGGTGCAGATCCTGTTCTTCCAGTTTGGTTGGGATTCGGGGCCAGCagcaaatttttccttttgctagGGTGCAGGCAGTgatttggggtggggagggagggatccctgtgccacccccagaCTTTACACTATAGCAGTCTTGTAGGAGGGGGATTTTTACCCTCATTGGCTCTTTTGCCCCCAGGGATTGCACACAGGGATCTGAAACCAGAAAATATCCTGTGTGAGAGCCCGGaccaggtgagcagggagcagccagggtggGTGCAGGGTGTGCTGCCTGGGGGGCTGGCACAGTGGGGTGATTTCTGGGGTGGGGGATGTATGAGGGTCCtgccagggacacacacaccCTCCGTatgccacagcacagcatggTGTGAAGCATGACACAACCTGGCATTGAGCAGCTGTGtctgagagcagggctgtggtcCCTGGGGGGCTGCCAGCTGTGGTTCCTGGAGGATGCCAGGGGGTCACCGACCACTCcttccccctgtccccaggtctCGCCAGTGAAGATCTGTGACTTTGACCTGGGAAGTGGCATCAAACTGAACGGCGACTGCTCCCCCATCTCcactccagagctgctcaccCCGGTAAGCGTGTGAGCGAGCCCCCc
This genomic interval carries:
- the MKNK2 gene encoding MAP kinase-interacting serine/threonine-protein kinase 2, which encodes MVQKKSEIPGFHRSFKGQNPFDLEFDQSNHLEPVFNFECPPRPDMPSSQPIDIPDAKKRNKKKKRCRATDSFSGRFEDVYQLQEEVLGEGAHARVQSCVNLITNKEYAVKIIEKRLGHIRSRVFREVEMLYQCQGHRNVLELIEFFEEEERFYLVFEKMRGGSILTHIHRRRHFNELEASVVVQDIASALHFLHNKGIAHRDLKPENILCESPDQVSPVKICDFDLGSGIKLNGDCSPISTPELLTPVSV